In a single window of the Nicotiana tomentosiformis chromosome 8, ASM39032v3, whole genome shotgun sequence genome:
- the LOC104106121 gene encoding novel plant SNARE 11 yields MASSTGVSEELGEIEGQISDIFRALSNGFQKLEKIKDSNRQSRQLEELTGKMKECKRLIKEFDREVKDLEYKNDADTTKMLNEKKQSMIKELNSYVALKKQYASNIENKRVDLFEGPGEGFAEENGLLASNMSNQQLMDQGNRMMDETDQVIERSKKVVHETVNVGTETAAALKAQTEQMSRIVNELDSIHFSIKKATQLVKELGRQVATDRCIMGLLFLIVVGVITIIIVKIVNPHNKDIRDIPGLAPPAPSRRLLAYPY; encoded by the exons ATGGCTTCGTCGACTGGTGTTAGCGAGGAGCTCGGGGAAATCGAGGGACAGATTTCGGATATTTTCCGAGCTCTTTC AAATGGATTTCAGAAATTGGAGAAGATTAAGGATTCGAATAGGCAGAGCAGGCAGCTGGAGGAGCTAACAGGAAAGATGAAGGAATGTAAGAG GCTTATCAAGGAGTTTGACAGAGAAGTAAAGGATTTGGAATATAAAAATGATGCTGACACAACCAAGATGCTGAATGAGAAAAAGCAATCAATG ATCAAAGAGTTGAACTCTTATGTTGCTCTGAAAAAGCA ATACGCAAGCAATATTGAGAACAAGCGAGTAGATCTTTTTGAGGGTCCTGGTGAAGGGTTTGCTGAAGAGAATGGCTTGCTAGCTTCAA ATATGAGCAATCAACAACTGATGGATCAAGGAAATAGGATGATGGATGAGACAGATCAGGTCATTGAGAGATCAAAAAAG GTGGTTCATGAAACTGTAAATGTTGGAACAGAGACTGCTGCAGCACTGAAGGCACAG ACTGAACAAATGAGCCGGATAGTCAATGAGCTAGACTCGATCCATTTTTCGATCAAGAAGGCTACGCAGTTGGTCAAGGAACTCGGTAGGCAG GTTGCAACTGATCGTTGTATTATGGGCTTGCTCTTTCTGATTGTGGTTGGGGTCATAACAATTATTATTGTGAAG ATTGTAAACCCACATAACAAAGACATCCGGGACATCCCTGGATTAGCCCCTCCAGCTCCCAGTCGAAGATTACTTGCTTATCCTTACTGA